One Limnohabitans curvus genomic window carries:
- a CDS encoding conjugal transfer protein TraH: MKLRHLAASIALATPLLANAGIMGDLNSMFMSNSTSSGKITTKDRVGMFGGSFSMRAPIKSVTIIAFDSPRINAGCGGVDLYGGSFSFINHQQLVDIFRKVAANAAGLAFKAAIKAISPSLDGLMTEFQTLMQNLNNLSKNTCQMAHLVVDKAERTISDAVGGAGSVGATQKSIFSDAMSGLQGYLSDANDYFKKAGEVNPKAGNSTVKAVIASGASNILGMAGLGNYDGTGDDATDPNSLNNRILISFLGYEVSGVPCITSNESGQQDSSPAGVGSTPGRIQCRGPATLTLDDMVKGGGTGSIRATTPLTLYRCANPSGAGVANGGFDPQICTQMQKANFNYQGIQGWVNQMLFGSVTSGTVDPASIVGKINSGQMFSFTTAQIQFMQQSGLPVIALLSKTSNPQYRVSMAERLGFYLSDCVAARFGEALYKSANSVEYGNSHILNDDAKRNIENLRKDYMDRQTACVKDNTVLKIAQELSTSATLNGNTK, encoded by the coding sequence ATGAAATTACGCCATCTCGCAGCATCCATCGCACTCGCAACCCCCTTGCTGGCCAACGCAGGCATCATGGGCGACCTGAACTCAATGTTCATGAGCAACTCCACATCGAGCGGGAAAATTACCACCAAAGACAGGGTGGGAATGTTCGGCGGTAGCTTCAGTATGCGAGCCCCCATCAAATCGGTGACCATCATTGCATTTGACTCTCCCCGCATCAACGCTGGGTGCGGAGGCGTGGACTTATACGGCGGTTCCTTCAGTTTTATCAACCATCAGCAGCTTGTAGACATCTTCCGAAAAGTTGCAGCCAATGCGGCAGGCCTTGCGTTTAAGGCGGCTATCAAGGCCATCTCACCAAGCCTCGACGGACTCATGACCGAGTTTCAAACGCTGATGCAGAACTTGAATAATTTGAGCAAAAACACCTGCCAAATGGCGCACCTCGTTGTAGACAAGGCAGAACGCACAATTTCAGATGCTGTGGGCGGGGCGGGGAGCGTAGGCGCTACACAAAAAAGCATATTTTCAGACGCCATGTCTGGACTTCAAGGCTATCTAAGTGATGCTAATGATTATTTCAAGAAGGCGGGAGAGGTAAATCCAAAAGCAGGAAACTCTACTGTGAAGGCGGTCATTGCATCTGGAGCATCCAACATCCTCGGCATGGCCGGCCTCGGAAATTACGATGGAACGGGTGATGATGCAACAGATCCCAATTCACTGAACAACAGAATATTGATCTCCTTCCTTGGTTACGAGGTTTCGGGCGTTCCATGTATCACTTCAAACGAATCAGGTCAGCAAGACAGTAGCCCAGCAGGCGTCGGTAGCACACCTGGTCGCATTCAGTGCAGAGGCCCTGCAACTCTCACGTTGGACGACATGGTCAAAGGCGGTGGTACGGGGTCAATCCGCGCAACAACACCACTGACGCTCTACCGCTGTGCAAATCCATCAGGTGCGGGCGTGGCAAATGGCGGCTTCGACCCACAAATTTGTACACAAATGCAAAAGGCTAATTTCAACTATCAGGGCATTCAGGGCTGGGTTAATCAAATGCTATTTGGGTCCGTCACATCCGGAACGGTCGACCCTGCATCTATCGTGGGCAAGATCAATAGCGGACAAATGTTTAGCTTCACAACGGCCCAGATTCAGTTCATGCAGCAATCGGGACTCCCGGTTATTGCGCTGCTTTCCAAAACGTCGAACCCGCAATATCGCGTTTCGATGGCTGAGCGTCTTGGTTTTTACCTTTCCGATTGTGTTGCTGCGCGTTTTGGTGAAGCACTCTACAAGTCGGCGAACTCTGTCGAATACGGCAATAGCCACATCTTGAATGACGACGCGAAACGCAATATCGAGAACCTTCGCAAAGACTATATGGACAGACAAACCGCCTGCGTGAAAGACAACACGGTACTCAAGATTGCACAAGAGCTATCTACTTCTGCCACCCTGAACGGCAACACGAAGTGA
- a CDS encoding conjugal transfer protein TraG N-terminal domain-containing protein: MFPTLTIYSVSADLTMLNAILNGVAMIVNQTGFIWGFALLVSTWNIIRTVTKATFASVGGTGGSAMGTGAFDIIMPLIFASLLTAPGMKVSVNLESTINGKLSKVDNVPFVIALVPAMASELSQELGALVETAYQSAGTNYSSISASGNGFVNPLKVLLTSRTAIMRLGSVDSQVKSVVGACINSDSGADYSKIIAKVMNAGNTGATIAESIPINGIPKTALGALLYQASLNTTGLVTDMNISSQSISTCADAAYIVADNIGNTLNSKEFSRVVQGAVNGADQPNPNADYSFTKFAEQYTAVRTANTSLSALADGTTQANAEAINLLFSELVTSDLNCLRSDASNKTTCQAAAIQGLEIERNNIQRAANEVQMLKYAGSFANHIMALIIGLGPVVVLFMMFSGSNASKSIYTVVHIMVWPLLVLNVGAEIINGMIYMQVATFLTSITQGGYLSQAVAVEAYKQFSIQVGTAAHIMSSLPVLMSMIFGLSATSAMVSVASRMSPPDSQAAPATTPQAMSTAPILQNSSLASASQGAGYNTLAETGAIKAVNQNAQYGQLAQQAHRAQSEETARQQTITEGESLTKAFTERGSLSNATRSGIDTSTAKSISNRVAETMRNSNSEHVNDNASSSKSNINSTTAGAGASAAGSVGAGGEHKTGAGAGGSLRADTGTTANDSLTRTQTAGRSKSVEEAKAVEKAIGDELRTAKTNGSSTDKVKALEAMYSKQQQYTSTLSESLSNKDSSGLNNSNTNSLVSFAQNYSSESLAHSIQTNKGMRDFQLTEGRNFEQSSAAAKHMRDATQMVDSGASDQVRMSPLARQAAIRHNAAVRLFNDGNASTDERKMASDYLTKQGMAISGLQQEFGPTDRLSHKVDRPEDQTGVDARNLDQRAGKFLPPVPQSTPRATSPRAAAPTKTGTGTPPPPTTPSVTVNATLPEVKDAFAKTDAAGLNQVTGDGTAIRTAKTIGENTKNFLTSGTNERVEFGKLDDGKK; this comes from the coding sequence ATGTTTCCAACACTAACGATTTATTCGGTTAGCGCCGACCTCACCATGCTCAACGCCATCCTGAATGGCGTGGCAATGATCGTCAATCAGACCGGATTCATTTGGGGCTTTGCCCTGCTTGTTTCCACTTGGAACATCATCCGTACTGTTACGAAAGCTACGTTTGCATCTGTAGGTGGCACCGGCGGATCCGCAATGGGCACGGGCGCTTTCGACATCATCATGCCCCTCATCTTTGCCTCGTTACTAACCGCTCCTGGAATGAAGGTTTCAGTCAATCTTGAGAGCACCATCAATGGCAAATTGTCCAAAGTAGACAATGTGCCGTTTGTAATTGCCCTAGTCCCCGCGATGGCTAGTGAATTAAGCCAAGAGCTGGGCGCCTTGGTCGAAACAGCGTATCAAAGTGCTGGAACCAATTACTCGTCAATTTCCGCAAGTGGAAATGGGTTTGTAAACCCTTTGAAGGTATTGCTCACGTCAAGGACAGCAATCATGCGCCTTGGTTCAGTTGATTCACAAGTTAAAAGTGTTGTTGGTGCCTGTATTAACTCTGACTCGGGAGCAGACTACTCAAAAATCATCGCCAAGGTGATGAATGCTGGAAATACGGGCGCAACCATCGCGGAATCAATCCCTATTAATGGCATCCCTAAAACCGCCCTAGGCGCACTCTTGTATCAAGCCTCGCTCAACACAACAGGCTTGGTGACCGATATGAACATTAGCTCGCAGTCGATCTCGACTTGTGCAGATGCTGCGTACATCGTGGCCGACAACATTGGTAATACTTTGAACTCAAAGGAATTTTCGCGAGTTGTTCAAGGCGCAGTGAACGGAGCGGATCAGCCAAACCCAAATGCTGATTACAGCTTCACAAAGTTTGCTGAACAGTACACCGCAGTTCGCACGGCCAACACATCACTAAGCGCACTCGCCGATGGAACAACCCAAGCAAATGCCGAGGCGATCAATCTTTTGTTTTCTGAGCTAGTGACCTCTGACCTCAACTGCTTGAGATCCGACGCATCAAACAAAACGACCTGTCAAGCAGCCGCGATTCAAGGTCTTGAGATCGAGCGTAACAACATCCAGCGCGCCGCCAATGAGGTTCAAATGCTGAAATATGCTGGCAGCTTTGCAAACCACATCATGGCACTGATTATTGGCCTTGGCCCTGTGGTCGTGCTGTTCATGATGTTTTCTGGATCAAACGCCAGCAAATCAATTTATACAGTTGTACACATCATGGTTTGGCCACTCTTGGTGCTGAACGTGGGCGCAGAGATTATCAACGGCATGATCTATATGCAAGTTGCAACATTCCTCACCAGCATCACGCAGGGTGGATATTTGTCTCAGGCTGTAGCAGTTGAGGCCTACAAGCAATTCAGCATTCAAGTTGGCACCGCAGCTCACATCATGTCTAGCTTGCCCGTATTAATGAGCATGATTTTTGGCTTGAGTGCGACAAGCGCGATGGTTTCGGTGGCCAGTCGCATGAGTCCACCTGATTCGCAGGCTGCGCCCGCAACAACGCCTCAGGCGATGAGCACCGCTCCAATTTTGCAAAATTCAAGTCTTGCAAGCGCCTCACAAGGTGCGGGTTACAACACGCTTGCGGAGACGGGCGCGATTAAAGCCGTGAATCAGAACGCTCAGTATGGGCAATTGGCCCAACAAGCTCATAGAGCGCAAAGCGAGGAGACCGCTCGTCAACAAACGATTACAGAGGGTGAGTCTTTGACAAAGGCCTTCACAGAGAGAGGCTCGCTGTCAAACGCTACACGTTCAGGCATTGATACATCAACAGCGAAATCGATCAGCAATCGAGTCGCTGAAACTATGCGGAATTCAAACAGCGAGCACGTCAACGACAACGCTTCATCCAGCAAGTCCAACATAAATTCGACAACAGCTGGAGCGGGTGCTTCTGCTGCTGGTTCGGTCGGCGCTGGCGGAGAACACAAAACAGGAGCAGGGGCGGGAGGATCATTGCGAGCTGATACTGGCACTACCGCAAACGACTCCTTGACTCGCACTCAAACAGCTGGAAGATCGAAGTCCGTCGAGGAAGCCAAAGCGGTTGAAAAAGCGATTGGCGATGAACTTCGAACAGCCAAGACGAACGGCAGCAGCACAGACAAGGTTAAAGCCCTTGAGGCCATGTACTCCAAGCAGCAGCAATACACAAGCACGCTTTCGGAAAGTTTGAGCAATAAGGACTCATCAGGGCTAAATAACTCGAATACGAACTCGCTGGTTTCGTTTGCTCAGAACTACTCTTCAGAGAGTTTGGCGCACTCCATCCAGACAAACAAAGGCATGCGCGATTTCCAACTCACGGAGGGGCGCAACTTTGAACAATCGTCAGCCGCCGCGAAGCACATGCGCGATGCCACTCAAATGGTGGACTCTGGAGCCTCCGATCAAGTCAGAATGAGCCCGCTCGCACGCCAAGCTGCAATTCGCCACAACGCAGCAGTTCGTTTGTTCAATGATGGAAACGCCAGCACCGACGAACGCAAAATGGCCTCGGACTATCTGACTAAGCAAGGCATGGCCATCTCAGGCCTTCAGCAAGAATTTGGTCCAACGGACAGACTATCCCACAAGGTAGATCGCCCCGAAGATCAGACCGGAGTCGACGCACGAAACCTTGATCAGCGAGCTGGGAAATTCCTCCCGCCCGTCCCTCAGTCGACACCTAGAGCAACTTCACCAAGAGCCGCCGCACCAACTAAAACGGGCACTGGGACACCACCCCCACCCACAACCCCATCCGTAACAGTCAACGCAACTCTTCCAGAGGTGAAAGATGCATTTGCGAAAACCGATGCAGCAGGATTAAACCAAGTGACAGGCGATGGGACAGCAATTAGAACGGCGAAAACCATTGGCGAGAACACCAAAAACTTCCTCACTAGCGGCACGAATGAGCGAGTTGAATTCGGGAAACTGGATGACGGTAAAAAATAA
- a CDS encoding thiol-disulfide isomerase — MRRRSLILACTAIVGMREALAQSNSQIDQLKPYLQVKPIPGEEKTVRVFFSPACQYSRMYLQFFRNLAATLPEDKLFVYTPLVNKADGMAYAMAFAAVQRYHPTYLNAFIEVSMIATQDKGISTTSWAGIDRLGRASKLPVSLPALVKANNAQIMKDVELYVSVRHNLQVLNTPAVAVAGTYVVTPEFTKGDAALFSQLVNGIISMAR; from the coding sequence ATGCGTCGCCGCAGTTTAATTCTCGCTTGCACGGCAATTGTTGGCATGCGCGAGGCGCTCGCGCAAAGCAACTCTCAAATTGATCAGCTCAAACCATACTTGCAGGTCAAGCCCATACCCGGAGAGGAGAAAACGGTTCGCGTGTTCTTCTCGCCTGCATGCCAATACTCGCGCATGTACTTGCAGTTTTTCCGCAACCTCGCTGCAACTCTCCCCGAGGACAAGCTCTTCGTCTACACCCCGCTGGTGAACAAGGCAGATGGAATGGCTTACGCAATGGCGTTTGCTGCTGTACAGCGTTACCACCCCACTTATCTGAATGCATTCATCGAAGTGTCCATGATTGCAACTCAAGACAAGGGAATTTCCACTACAAGCTGGGCAGGAATTGACCGCTTGGGACGAGCATCGAAACTTCCAGTTTCACTGCCTGCGCTAGTCAAAGCCAACAATGCACAGATCATGAAAGATGTAGAACTTTATGTGTCTGTACGGCATAATTTGCAGGTTTTAAACACGCCTGCGGTCGCCGTGGCGGGTACTTATGTGGTTACACCTGAATTCACCAAGGGTGACGCTGCACTATTCAGTCAGCTAGTAAATGGGATTATTTCAATGGCGCGGTGA
- a CDS encoding GspE/PulE family protein, whose product MIEQLLPEVMDIDHLTDREQREVMVVKHDAVLGPIERFIRRAFVWAIVTRSSDVHIEGRGDKNSPTVHIHIRSPKGMVNMEYHGDHGRHFESKLFAVTGTPQGGSTGMTVSTRFSMALPATYARKHGLTPREDNPYAIDMRVEYIKTFDGFCFICRLLDQQRRPALDELNLSYTLLHAIKSAAEEPSGLILASGPTGSGKTTLLNAVLGYLNDGQRSIVTIENPVEVRLRGAGPIKQLQTQGEFTFARALRSTLRADPDVILIGEIRDEETMRIAIEASKTGHLVLSTVHANNAHETIARLVDLGADPLNIADSLKLVLAQRLIPTYAGSLHERTLTQDEVSWLTLNGMPGKTKILEVDSHEKTGKVAMIEAIQMDDRMKQIIRAGNMDPTALYRVAKDQSQYESLASAGVRGIESSHCKLKDCMVSLESNTDAQTNPNMRIRLASEHNVSLSEVAAAIDATYVSRDNKGGDSVEKILSKRKGGLCVAAV is encoded by the coding sequence ATGATCGAACAGCTCTTGCCAGAGGTGATGGACATCGACCATCTAACCGACAGGGAGCAGCGTGAAGTGATGGTGGTGAAGCACGATGCTGTGCTTGGACCAATTGAGAGATTCATTCGTCGCGCCTTTGTCTGGGCCATCGTTACTCGCTCTTCTGACGTTCATATTGAGGGTCGAGGAGACAAAAACAGCCCGACCGTCCACATCCATATCCGCTCGCCCAAGGGGATGGTGAATATGGAGTACCACGGAGATCACGGGCGTCACTTTGAATCAAAGTTATTTGCTGTCACAGGCACACCGCAAGGGGGTAGCACTGGCATGACCGTATCAACGCGCTTTTCGATGGCGCTTCCTGCAACGTATGCGCGCAAGCATGGCCTCACCCCACGCGAAGACAATCCTTATGCGATCGACATGCGCGTCGAGTACATCAAAACCTTCGACGGCTTCTGCTTCATTTGCCGACTTCTTGACCAGCAAAGGAGGCCTGCGCTTGATGAACTAAACCTCTCGTACACGCTGCTCCACGCGATCAAATCTGCGGCTGAAGAACCAAGCGGTTTGATCTTGGCCAGCGGCCCTACGGGCAGCGGAAAAACCACTCTTCTCAATGCCGTTCTTGGTTACCTGAACGATGGGCAACGTTCAATCGTGACGATTGAAAACCCCGTCGAAGTTCGACTACGGGGGGCGGGGCCTATCAAACAGCTGCAAACACAGGGCGAGTTCACCTTTGCGCGTGCGCTTCGTTCCACCTTGCGCGCCGATCCTGACGTTATCTTGATTGGCGAAATCCGCGACGAAGAAACGATGAGGATTGCCATCGAAGCCTCAAAGACAGGTCACCTCGTGCTCTCGACAGTGCATGCAAACAACGCTCACGAAACAATTGCGCGCTTGGTAGACCTCGGAGCTGACCCACTGAACATCGCTGACTCGCTCAAGCTTGTTCTCGCACAGCGTCTCATTCCTACTTATGCGGGCTCTCTGCATGAACGAACACTGACCCAGGATGAAGTTAGCTGGCTCACGCTCAACGGAATGCCAGGTAAAACAAAAATCTTGGAAGTCGATTCGCACGAAAAGACTGGCAAGGTGGCCATGATCGAGGCCATCCAAATGGATGATCGGATGAAACAAATCATTCGGGCGGGGAACATGGACCCAACAGCCCTTTACAGGGTTGCAAAAGATCAATCGCAATACGAATCTTTGGCCTCTGCGGGTGTTCGCGGAATTGAAAGCTCGCACTGCAAACTCAAGGACTGCATGGTCTCGCTGGAGTCAAACACTGATGCACAAACAAATCCAAATATGCGGATTCGCTTAGCTTCTGAGCACAACGTATCGCTGTCGGAAGTTGCTGCAGCGATCGATGCGACTTACGTCTCAAGGGATAACAAAGGGGGCGATTCTGTGGAAAAAATCTTGAGCAAAAGAAAGGGGGGCCTATGCGTCGCCGCAGTTTAA
- a CDS encoding tetratricopeptide repeat protein: MTNTQIVLIAGFSGVMMGLSGGVFAQTSGSQTYSTVESQVAKSVAIDRQAAAQQKEARATALAANPNAQQGAIDSALNSLVIKNETKNQQQLNQASVASATPSLVEQVGATLPKLAQIGGQLKYGEHIVISQEGPEIIALIRSLVTRQQPDQRAVIARLQEFASNGKPEAVHFLGFSFEHGLYGAPKSLSQATKYYQLAASQNYQPSLYNLGLIAAYGKSGNAPDLERGLAWMAKAMTLANDTSGRVCGLASFLAFRTNRQPEAVRFAKGCNSALAHIPRASLGDTESLPIRVGWLRDSIATGADDGYSLIAKISKPLIKTDNNFTFCKYVLINRHYRRATLPNIKDEAARCVDQVGKMVGSEKGWSVQREQIIAGVASFVPMEIETLKNMRKSNKFHYSWTVPYLPFAQAETDLFEPLLTKETQR, from the coding sequence ATGACGAATACACAAATCGTACTTATAGCGGGTTTTTCAGGCGTAATGATGGGCTTGAGCGGTGGTGTTTTCGCTCAAACATCGGGCTCTCAGACCTATTCGACGGTGGAGAGCCAGGTCGCCAAATCAGTTGCAATTGACAGGCAAGCCGCCGCTCAACAAAAAGAAGCCCGAGCCACGGCTTTGGCGGCAAATCCAAACGCGCAGCAAGGGGCCATTGATTCAGCCTTGAATTCGCTCGTCATCAAAAACGAAACGAAGAACCAGCAACAGCTCAATCAAGCATCTGTCGCGAGCGCCACGCCAAGTTTGGTTGAGCAAGTAGGCGCAACCCTTCCAAAACTCGCTCAAATTGGCGGGCAACTCAAGTACGGCGAGCACATCGTGATTAGCCAAGAGGGGCCAGAAATCATTGCGTTGATACGCTCGCTGGTTACTAGACAACAGCCAGACCAAAGGGCAGTAATTGCCCGTCTCCAAGAATTTGCATCAAATGGAAAGCCAGAGGCGGTCCACTTCTTGGGCTTCAGCTTTGAGCACGGACTTTATGGGGCACCCAAAAGTCTCAGTCAAGCCACCAAGTATTACCAACTTGCAGCCTCCCAAAACTATCAACCGTCCCTTTACAACTTGGGACTGATTGCCGCATACGGCAAGTCTGGGAATGCTCCAGACCTAGAGCGCGGCCTTGCATGGATGGCAAAGGCCATGACGCTTGCAAACGATACCTCAGGGCGAGTGTGCGGCCTCGCGTCATTCCTTGCGTTTAGAACCAACCGTCAACCCGAAGCCGTTCGTTTTGCGAAGGGGTGCAACTCAGCTTTGGCGCACATCCCACGAGCCTCGCTAGGGGACACCGAGAGCCTGCCAATTCGTGTGGGTTGGCTGCGCGATTCAATTGCAACAGGTGCTGACGATGGCTACTCGTTGATTGCCAAGATTTCAAAACCCCTGATCAAGACGGACAACAACTTCACGTTTTGCAAATACGTTTTGATCAATAGGCACTACCGAAGAGCAACGCTTCCCAACATTAAAGACGAAGCAGCGCGCTGCGTCGACCAAGTTGGAAAGATGGTTGGGAGCGAAAAGGGGTGGAGCGTTCAGCGCGAACAAATCATTGCAGGCGTAGCCAGTTTCGTACCAATGGAAATTGAGACGTTAAAGAACATGCGCAAGTCCAACAAATTCCACTACTCCTGGACCGTGCCCTATTTGCCGTTCGCACAGGCCGAAACAGATCTGTTTGAGCCATTACTCACAAAGGAAACCCAGCGATGA
- the traN gene encoding conjugal transfer protein TraN, whose protein sequence is MKKIRIIATAVLISYAWTSSFSQYAAGACHSVPNTKTCVDTTPCKDIGGKVACLAGVSTPGGAVSIPKSCWQYSYDFACSSTVVNTCTPYETNKACEIVSSKCTDVIPENGQCSSYTNVYSCKTKEETKEQKLSCSSGVFNSDSMTDPVNTNNTFQKAALAQEILRESATYGSNGQNIFAGVAETCRKGYFGIKNCCKSAPGATSNSVMMNLALSGAYSAVKYAGQVAVDAASPYVYDAMYTGGQYASGLVSNFSESAAASIADYSSTVPTSTNFAAGGPSLSAYGFTYQSGIAAQGSGFMGANTTLATFGEGSSMTSVTFNPYVFGALVAIQVIQSLKSCSQEEQMLSMHMGANLSTFVKEECTKKIPIIGTCIEWTSTYCSFNSVLARVINMQGKPQLGLNTSDCKGISVDQISKIDFTKIDFREFTGQMTQQATKNMPANISGNYTPIMQKQTSGTSQSGSANLPSYAP, encoded by the coding sequence ATGAAAAAGATTCGAATCATTGCGACTGCGGTCCTAATCAGCTACGCATGGACCAGCTCATTCTCGCAATATGCGGCAGGGGCTTGTCACTCAGTTCCAAACACCAAAACCTGCGTAGACACCACCCCATGCAAGGACATCGGCGGCAAGGTTGCATGCCTTGCAGGAGTTTCAACGCCAGGCGGAGCAGTCAGCATTCCGAAATCCTGTTGGCAATACAGCTATGACTTCGCATGCTCTTCCACGGTGGTGAATACATGCACCCCGTATGAAACAAACAAAGCTTGCGAGATCGTGTCCTCAAAATGTACGGACGTCATCCCCGAAAACGGCCAATGCAGCAGCTACACCAACGTCTATAGCTGCAAAACAAAAGAAGAGACCAAAGAACAAAAACTATCATGTTCGTCGGGCGTGTTCAACAGCGACTCAATGACCGATCCTGTCAACACCAACAACACCTTTCAGAAAGCGGCCCTCGCACAAGAAATTCTCAGAGAGTCTGCAACATACGGCTCAAATGGTCAGAACATCTTTGCAGGCGTTGCTGAGACGTGTCGCAAGGGTTATTTCGGCATCAAGAATTGCTGCAAGAGCGCCCCGGGCGCAACATCAAACTCAGTGATGATGAATTTGGCTCTTAGCGGAGCCTACTCTGCGGTGAAATATGCCGGACAGGTCGCGGTCGACGCGGCAAGCCCCTATGTCTATGACGCGATGTATACCGGGGGGCAATACGCCTCAGGCTTGGTGTCTAACTTCTCAGAAAGCGCAGCAGCATCAATCGCTGACTATTCAAGCACAGTTCCCACCTCCACAAACTTTGCGGCAGGAGGCCCATCGCTGAGCGCCTACGGTTTTACATATCAATCAGGCATTGCTGCACAAGGCTCCGGCTTTATGGGTGCAAACACAACGCTGGCAACTTTTGGTGAGGGCTCTTCAATGACGTCCGTCACCTTCAACCCTTACGTGTTTGGGGCATTGGTGGCGATTCAAGTCATTCAGTCGCTTAAAAGCTGTTCACAAGAAGAGCAAATGCTTTCAATGCACATGGGTGCAAATTTGAGCACCTTCGTCAAAGAGGAATGCACGAAAAAAATCCCAATCATCGGTACCTGCATTGAATGGACCTCGACGTATTGCTCGTTCAATTCAGTTCTTGCTCGCGTCATCAACATGCAAGGCAAACCCCAACTTGGTTTGAACACAAGCGACTGCAAAGGGATTTCTGTTGATCAAATCAGCAAGATCGATTTCACAAAAATCGACTTCCGTGAATTCACAGGGCAAATGACCCAACAAGCCACGAAAAACATGCCAGCGAATATCTCGGGCAACTACACGCCAATCATGCAAAAGCAAACCTCTGGCACATCCCAAAGCGGCTCAGCCAATCTTCCCTCTTACGCACCATAA
- a CDS encoding DUF2726 domain-containing protein, which yields MKLNTELIALGLLFFCLIFFALIPRKPYKRAEFLFTPAERIFYKHLVRAVNGDYLVFGKVRVADLITIKGKYGSKSSMRDLAKVAQKHVDFCLCHPETLAVICAIELNDKSHDRLDRKSRDGFLDKVCKDVGLPLVWIKAQNNYNMIEIRQSIKVSIESVAQTNQSNPIYNPKEFRKQRP from the coding sequence ATGAAACTCAACACTGAACTAATAGCCCTTGGGCTATTGTTTTTTTGCCTAATTTTCTTTGCTCTGATTCCAAGAAAGCCATACAAGCGCGCCGAGTTTTTATTCACGCCAGCTGAGCGAATTTTCTATAAGCATCTGGTGAGAGCCGTGAATGGCGATTACTTGGTGTTTGGGAAGGTGCGTGTAGCCGATCTGATCACCATTAAAGGCAAATACGGCAGTAAATCATCTATGCGTGACTTGGCGAAGGTTGCTCAAAAGCACGTGGATTTTTGCCTTTGCCACCCAGAGACACTCGCTGTAATTTGCGCCATTGAGTTGAACGATAAATCACACGATAGGCTTGATCGGAAATCTCGTGATGGTTTTTTGGATAAGGTTTGTAAGGATGTCGGGCTACCCCTTGTCTGGATAAAAGCGCAGAACAACTACAACATGATTGAAATTAGACAATCCATCAAAGTAAGCATCGAAAGCGTAGCGCAGACAAATCAATCTAATCCAATTTACAACCCGAAAGAATTCAGGAAACAACGCCCATAA